From the genome of Clostridium sp. BNL1100, one region includes:
- a CDS encoding isocitrate/isopropylmalate family dehydrogenase produces MIKLLEGAECPIKGVDRSRIDMIVVRENSEGEYAGAGDWLFKDKPEEVVLQTGVFSRKGCERVIRYAYELARKEGKTLTSISKANALNYSMVFWDQIFEEVGKEYPDVKTYSYLVDAACMFFVKQPERFQIVVTSNLFGDIITDLGAAISGGMGLAAGANKDFPIYV; encoded by the coding sequence TTGATAAAACTCCTTGAGGGTGCGGAGTGTCCTATAAAGGGAGTAGACCGTAGCCGGATTGACATGATTGTAGTAAGAGAAAACAGTGAGGGCGAGTATGCCGGTGCTGGAGATTGGCTGTTCAAGGACAAGCCTGAAGAAGTTGTACTTCAAACAGGAGTTTTTTCACGCAAAGGCTGCGAGCGAGTTATCAGATACGCATACGAGCTGGCCAGAAAAGAAGGTAAAACTCTCACAAGTATAAGCAAGGCAAACGCTCTCAACTATTCAATGGTATTCTGGGATCAGATTTTTGAAGAGGTAGGAAAAGAATATCCGGATGTAAAAACATATTCATATCTTGTAGATGCTGCATGTATGTTCTTTGTAAAGCAGCCTGAGAGATTCCAGATAGTAGTAACATCCAATCTGTTTGGAGACATTATTACAGATTTGGGTGCAGCAATATCAGGAGGAATGGGACTAGCTGCCGGTGCAAACAAGGACTTTCCCATCTATGTTTGA
- a CDS encoding sodium-dependent transporter, with protein sequence MEKKSQERERFSTGLAVFFATLSSAVGLGNIWKFPYLTGNYGGGAFLLIYFICIVLVALPVMISEMYIGRKTRKNPIGAISAIKPRGPWKIIGYMGILSAFFILFFYSSVAGWVYSYIFKGLSGIFSNSSYKEMDNIFNQTVSSPVAPIIWQFVAIVVVASILVLGVKKGIERMTKLLMPVLLILIVICDIRALTLPGAMEGVAFIFKVDFSSVTKEVILMALGLSFFKLSLGMGTIITYGSYFTSDNNMIATAGRVAVSDTIVSLLAGIAIFPAVFSFGMTPQQGPGLLFKTIPLVFSKVPFGGVLIVLFFVLSAIAATTAMLSMLEVVVTYFVEEKKVSRRKAVLICSSIVLIIGTFVTLSQNSANPISKIKPFGLNLFDFFDQASSNVLLPLGGLLIALFAGYVINKKDIKTELSNYGELKNQTLIRIYTFLVRYITPVLLFIVFMSMIGVWG encoded by the coding sequence ATGGAAAAAAAATCGCAGGAAAGAGAAAGGTTTTCAACAGGATTAGCAGTATTTTTTGCAACATTAAGTTCAGCCGTAGGTCTCGGTAATATATGGAAATTTCCTTATCTTACAGGCAATTACGGAGGAGGAGCTTTTCTCCTGATATATTTTATATGTATTGTTCTTGTAGCACTGCCTGTTATGATAAGTGAAATGTATATCGGAAGAAAAACCAGAAAAAACCCTATCGGTGCTATATCTGCTATCAAACCCAGAGGGCCGTGGAAAATAATTGGATATATGGGTATACTGTCGGCTTTTTTTATTCTTTTTTTCTACAGCTCTGTGGCAGGCTGGGTCTATTCATACATTTTCAAGGGTTTGTCAGGAATTTTTTCAAACAGTTCTTATAAAGAAATGGACAACATATTCAATCAAACCGTTTCTTCTCCGGTTGCCCCTATAATATGGCAGTTTGTTGCTATTGTAGTAGTAGCGTCAATTCTGGTGCTGGGTGTAAAAAAAGGAATTGAGCGAATGACCAAACTGTTGATGCCCGTGTTGCTGATTCTTATCGTAATTTGTGATATACGTGCGCTGACATTGCCAGGTGCTATGGAAGGAGTAGCTTTTATTTTTAAAGTAGACTTTTCCAGTGTCACAAAAGAAGTTATTTTAATGGCATTAGGACTTTCTTTTTTCAAACTGTCTTTGGGAATGGGAACCATTATTACCTACGGCAGCTACTTTACCTCTGACAATAATATGATTGCTACCGCCGGAAGGGTTGCCGTGTCAGATACAATTGTTTCGCTTCTGGCAGGTATTGCAATTTTTCCAGCTGTTTTCTCCTTTGGCATGACTCCTCAGCAAGGCCCGGGACTGTTGTTTAAAACTATTCCGTTGGTATTTTCAAAAGTACCCTTTGGAGGAGTACTAATAGTTCTATTCTTTGTATTGTCGGCCATTGCAGCAACAACCGCAATGCTCTCAATGCTTGAAGTTGTGGTTACCTACTTTGTAGAAGAAAAGAAAGTATCCAGAAGAAAAGCAGTATTGATATGTTCCTCCATAGTTCTTATTATAGGAACATTTGTTACCCTGTCTCAGAACAGTGCTAACCCCATAAGCAAAATAAAACCCTTCGGTTTAAACTTATTTGATTTCTTTGATCAGGCTTCTTCAAATGTTTTGTTACCCCTTGGCGGACTACTCATTGCATTGTTCGCAGGTTATGTTATAAATAAAAAGGATATAAAAACAGAACTTTCCAATTATGGGGAGTTGAAAAATCAGACACTTATAAGAATTTATACCTTTTTGGTAAGGTATATTACACCGGTTCTTCTGTTTATTGTTTTCATGAGTATGATAGGAGTTTGGGGATAA
- a CDS encoding DUF4397 domain-containing protein produces MDYDFFDINQADSLRQMPGISYIRLFHASPGTPAVDVYANDRLIARGLSYGQFTEYMPLATGTYNIEVFPAGQKNTPILSINLPVSERQVFTLAVIGILPRIGILPIEDEYETLAPGRVNIRFANLSPDSGNLDLVLRGGPEVFTDIGYTEVSDYRSFPPGRYNFFVRPSNSSTNLLLVPVNLLPRRNLTFYVVGNQGIPPGLQVYIPMDGTTYLRV; encoded by the coding sequence ATGGATTATGACTTTTTTGACATTAATCAGGCAGACAGTCTGAGACAAATGCCCGGTATTTCATATATCAGGCTGTTTCACGCTTCTCCGGGAACTCCTGCTGTTGATGTTTATGCAAATGACAGACTTATTGCCAGAGGACTTTCTTATGGACAGTTTACTGAATATATGCCATTGGCTACAGGAACATACAATATAGAGGTGTTTCCTGCAGGACAGAAGAATACTCCTATACTGAGCATAAATCTCCCTGTATCAGAAAGACAGGTATTCACCCTGGCTGTAATCGGTATCCTTCCAAGAATAGGGATACTGCCTATCGAAGATGAATATGAAACTCTTGCTCCCGGCAGAGTCAACATCAGGTTTGCCAACCTCTCACCTGATTCCGGCAACCTTGATCTTGTTTTAAGAGGAGGCCCGGAAGTATTTACAGATATAGGATATACAGAAGTTTCAGATTACAGGAGCTTCCCTCCGGGCAGGTATAACTTTTTTGTCAGACCGTCCAACTCATCAACCAATCTCTTATTAGTCCCTGTAAATCTTCTTCCGAGAAGAAACCTGACTTTCTACGTTGTTGGAAATCAAGGGATTCCACCCGGACTGCAAGTATACATCCCTATGGACGGTACTACCTATCTGAGAGTGTAA
- a CDS encoding SEC-C metal-binding domain-containing protein, whose amino-acid sequence MSIYEQWREIADAERTPQENESFWKDYFLKEKDNYAYILGNNLKTLKGELKELASTFNMDNVTFTGFLDGINTSLVQEIDLESLEETTVLDAEIDYEKLYFNMLDAKAEWLYNLPEWEDILSVERRKEITTEYRKAGIAISNKVGRNDPCPCGSGKKYKKCCGK is encoded by the coding sequence ATGTCGATATACGAACAGTGGAGAGAAATTGCGGATGCTGAAAGAACTCCACAAGAAAATGAGTCTTTCTGGAAAGATTATTTTTTAAAGGAAAAAGATAACTACGCATATATATTAGGCAATAATTTGAAGACCTTGAAAGGTGAATTAAAAGAACTTGCAAGTACATTTAATATGGATAACGTTACATTTACAGGTTTTTTGGACGGAATAAATACAAGTCTTGTACAAGAGATTGATCTTGAGTCTCTGGAAGAAACAACAGTTCTGGATGCAGAAATAGACTACGAAAAGCTATATTTTAATATGCTGGATGCCAAAGCAGAATGGTTATACAATCTTCCTGAATGGGAAGACATACTCTCTGTTGAAAGAAGAAAAGAAATTACCACTGAATACAGAAAAGCAGGAATTGCTATAAGCAATAAAGTTGGCAGAAATGACCCCTGTCCTTGTGGAAGTGGGAAAAAATACAAGAAATGTTGCGGAAAGTAA
- the asnA gene encoding aspartate--ammonia ligase — MNSLIKPEGYKPSLDIRMTEVAIKKTKDYFESELAKELNLTRVSAPLFVRPETGLNDNLNGVERPVAFDVKGIGGDTVEVVHSLAKWKRMALKRYGFAPGEGLYTDMNAIRRDEDMDNLHSVYVDQWDWERIILKSERTEETLKTIVRKIFSVFKRTEDYLSGLYPNLQRYLPEDIFFVTTQELEDMYPKMTPKERETALAKEKKAIFIMKIGDTLNSGIKHDGRAPDYDDWALNGDIVFYYPVLDIAYEVSSMGIRVDEDSLVAQLKKAGCEDRKNLKFHKELLNKELPYTIGGGIGQSRICMFFLGKAHIGEVQASIWSDDMIEECSQNNIELL, encoded by the coding sequence ATGAACAGTTTAATTAAGCCAGAAGGCTATAAACCAAGCCTTGACATACGTATGACAGAAGTTGCTATTAAAAAGACTAAGGATTATTTTGAAAGTGAACTTGCAAAAGAATTGAATTTAACCAGAGTTTCCGCACCATTATTCGTAAGACCTGAAACAGGCTTGAATGATAACCTGAATGGTGTTGAAAGACCCGTAGCTTTTGATGTAAAGGGTATCGGTGGAGACACTGTAGAAGTTGTTCATTCACTTGCAAAATGGAAGAGAATGGCACTAAAAAGATACGGTTTTGCACCGGGAGAAGGCCTCTATACAGATATGAATGCAATCAGAAGAGATGAGGATATGGACAATCTTCATTCAGTATATGTTGACCAGTGGGACTGGGAGAGGATAATACTTAAAAGTGAAAGAACCGAAGAAACCCTAAAAACTATAGTAAGAAAGATTTTCTCAGTATTTAAGAGAACTGAGGACTATTTGTCAGGATTATATCCAAACCTGCAAAGATACCTTCCCGAAGATATATTCTTTGTAACCACTCAGGAGCTAGAGGATATGTATCCAAAAATGACACCTAAGGAAAGGGAAACTGCACTTGCAAAAGAAAAGAAAGCTATATTTATTATGAAAATAGGTGACACCCTGAATTCCGGAATCAAGCATGATGGCAGAGCTCCTGACTATGATGACTGGGCACTGAACGGAGATATAGTGTTCTACTATCCTGTTTTGGACATAGCATATGAGGTTTCATCAATGGGAATAAGAGTAGATGAAGATTCACTTGTGGCACAGCTAAAGAAAGCTGGCTGTGAAGACAGAAAGAACCTTAAATTCCACAAGGAACTTTTAAACAAGGAACTTCCTTACACAATCGGCGGAGGTATCGGCCAATCAAGAATATGCATGTTCTTCCTTGGAAAGGCACATATCGGAGAGGTTCAGGCTTCAATATGGAGCGATGATATGATAGAAGAATGTTCACAAAATAACATAGAATTACTGTAA
- the lon gene encoding endopeptidase La → MADKSEKKQKKQLPLLPLRGLTVFPFMTLYFDVGRDKSIKALEEAMINDQLIFLVAQKDASADSPGADDIYSIGTVSKVKQLLKLQGDTIRVLVEGINRAEIKKIVQDDPFFIAEVVETTIEEEDFVENEVEALKRRLVSAFEDYVKLSGKVSPDTALSVVEISNISQVSDIIANNIPLKVEQKQAILSEFHPLRRVEKLLEILYQETEILEIEKDINSKVRKQIDKLQKEYYLREQMKAIQTELGDREGVAGEVEEYKEKLKSAGLPEEVEKKVQKELDRLLKMPQGSAEGGVIRTYLDWIFDLPWNKSTQEHIDLKSAEEILEKDHYGLTKVKERIIEYLAVQKLKNSLKGPILCLVGPPGVGKTSIAKSIAKALNRNYVRISLGGVKDESEIRGHRRTYVGSMPGRIISALKQAGSNNPLILLDEIDKMSSDFRGDPASAMLEVLDAEQNFAFRDHYMELPFNLSNSLFLTTANTLDTIPRPLLDRMEIINLSSYTEEDKANIAMKYLLPKQIKLHGLTAKSIRLDEGTVRDIINYYTREAGVRNLEREIGSVCRKVAKVIVSESKKSVTVNRNNLEKFLGVKRFRFDYAGEKDEIGIATGLAWTPVGGDTLSIEVNLMQGNGKLELTGHLGDVMKESAKAAMSFIRSRCTELKIDEKFHEKNDIHIHVPEGAIPKDGPSAGITLATAMVSALSGLPVNRKVAMTGEITLRGRVLPIGGLKEKVLAAHRAGIETIILPVDNKKDIEEIPENVRQSLNFICASDMQTVLENALVHKKE, encoded by the coding sequence ATGGCTGACAAAAGTGAAAAAAAACAGAAAAAGCAATTACCGCTGCTTCCGCTCAGGGGACTAACGGTTTTCCCTTTTATGACCTTGTACTTTGATGTAGGAAGGGATAAATCCATAAAGGCACTCGAAGAGGCAATGATCAATGACCAACTGATTTTTCTTGTTGCACAAAAAGATGCTTCGGCTGATTCTCCCGGTGCTGATGATATTTATTCAATCGGTACTGTATCAAAGGTTAAGCAGTTACTTAAACTTCAGGGTGATACAATAAGAGTTCTTGTTGAAGGCATAAACAGGGCAGAAATAAAGAAAATTGTACAGGATGATCCTTTTTTCATTGCAGAAGTGGTTGAGACAACTATAGAAGAAGAGGACTTCGTCGAAAATGAAGTGGAAGCTTTGAAAAGAAGGTTGGTTTCGGCCTTTGAGGATTATGTAAAACTAAGTGGAAAGGTTTCTCCGGATACAGCCCTTTCGGTTGTGGAGATTAGCAATATAAGTCAAGTTTCTGATATAATAGCAAACAATATACCTCTGAAGGTTGAGCAGAAGCAGGCCATACTTTCAGAATTCCACCCGCTGAGAAGGGTTGAAAAACTACTGGAAATTCTATATCAGGAAACAGAAATACTTGAGATTGAAAAAGATATAAATTCAAAAGTAAGAAAACAAATAGATAAACTTCAGAAAGAATATTATCTTCGTGAACAGATGAAGGCAATTCAAACTGAGCTTGGTGACAGAGAGGGAGTTGCCGGTGAGGTTGAGGAGTATAAGGAAAAACTAAAATCAGCCGGGCTTCCGGAAGAGGTTGAAAAGAAGGTTCAGAAGGAATTGGACAGGCTTTTGAAGATGCCTCAGGGCTCTGCTGAAGGCGGTGTAATAAGAACCTACCTTGATTGGATATTTGATTTGCCTTGGAATAAGTCAACACAAGAGCATATAGATCTGAAAAGTGCAGAAGAAATTCTGGAGAAAGACCATTACGGTCTTACAAAAGTAAAGGAAAGAATAATAGAATATTTGGCGGTTCAAAAGCTGAAGAATAGCCTCAAAGGCCCTATTCTTTGTCTTGTAGGACCACCCGGAGTCGGTAAGACATCCATTGCAAAGTCTATTGCAAAAGCACTGAACAGGAACTATGTACGTATTTCTCTTGGCGGTGTAAAGGATGAGTCGGAGATAAGAGGACATAGAAGGACATATGTTGGTTCCATGCCCGGAAGAATAATATCAGCATTAAAACAGGCGGGCTCAAACAATCCTTTGATACTTCTGGATGAAATAGATAAAATGAGCAGCGATTTCAGAGGCGACCCGGCTTCTGCAATGCTGGAAGTACTGGATGCAGAACAGAACTTTGCTTTCAGGGATCACTATATGGAGCTGCCGTTTAATCTATCAAATTCATTGTTCTTGACTACTGCCAATACTTTGGATACAATACCGAGACCACTGCTCGATAGAATGGAGATAATTAATCTTTCCAGCTATACCGAGGAGGACAAGGCAAATATAGCTATGAAATACCTGCTTCCAAAGCAGATCAAGCTTCATGGACTTACAGCAAAAAGTATAAGATTAGACGAAGGCACTGTGAGAGATATTATCAATTACTATACCCGTGAAGCAGGAGTAAGAAATCTTGAAAGAGAGATAGGTTCTGTTTGCAGAAAGGTTGCAAAGGTTATTGTATCCGAATCAAAAAAATCTGTAACCGTAAACAGAAATAATCTGGAGAAATTTCTTGGAGTTAAGAGATTCAGGTTTGATTATGCAGGGGAAAAGGATGAAATCGGTATTGCCACTGGTCTTGCATGGACTCCTGTAGGCGGTGATACACTTTCAATAGAAGTAAACCTTATGCAGGGTAATGGTAAGTTGGAGCTAACGGGGCATTTGGGCGATGTTATGAAAGAATCTGCAAAGGCTGCTATGAGTTTCATAAGGTCAAGATGCACGGAATTGAAGATAGATGAGAAATTTCACGAAAAAAATGACATACACATACATGTTCCTGAAGGTGCAATTCCTAAAGACGGACCTTCAGCCGGAATTACACTTGCAACTGCAATGGTATCCGCCTTGTCAGGATTACCGGTAAACAGAAAAGTAGCTATGACAGGCGAAATTACACTCAGAGGCAGAGTCCTTCCCATAGGCGGACTCAAAGAAAAGGTGCTGGCGGCGCATAGAGCTGGAATTGAGACAATAATTCTTCCGGTAGACAATAAGAAAGATATAGAAGAAATACCTGAGAATGTAAGACAGTCTTTAAATTTCATATGTGCTTCTGATATGCAGACAGTATTGGAAAATGCACTTGTTCATAAAAAGGAATAG
- the asnS gene encoding asparagine--tRNA ligase yields MSYIEIKKLFRSPDEYIGKTITVPGWVKTVRDSKTFGFIELNDGTFFRNLQVVFEEGKLENFKEVAKLSVGSSIEVEGELVETPNAKQPFELKAKRISIENLCPADYQLQKKRHTFEFLRTIAHLRPRTNTFSAVFRVRSLAAFAIHKFFQERGFVYVHTPLITGSDCEGAGQMFRVTTLDMNNPPRTENGEIDYSQDFFEKETSLTVSGQLTGEAYAMAFKNIYTFGPTFRAENSNTARHAAEFWMIEPEIAFSDLKDDMMLAEDMLKFVINYVVENAPEEMQFFNSFVDKGLLERLDNVVNSDFAHITYTEAIEILKKNKDKFEYPVEWGADLQTEHERYITEQVYKKPVFVTDYPKEIKAFYMRVNDDNKTVAAMDLLVPGVGEIIGGSQREERLDVLEKKMDDMGLNKEDYQWYLDLRKYGGTKHAGFGLGFERAIMYLTGITNIRDVIPFARTTGSCEF; encoded by the coding sequence ATGAGTTATATAGAGATAAAAAAACTATTCAGGTCGCCAGATGAATATATTGGAAAAACAATAACAGTTCCGGGATGGGTAAAAACAGTCCGTGATTCCAAAACCTTTGGTTTCATTGAATTGAATGACGGAACTTTCTTTAGAAACCTTCAAGTTGTATTTGAAGAAGGTAAGCTTGAAAACTTTAAAGAGGTTGCAAAACTTTCTGTTGGGTCATCCATAGAGGTTGAGGGTGAACTGGTGGAGACTCCAAACGCAAAACAGCCCTTTGAACTAAAGGCAAAGAGGATATCCATTGAGAACCTATGCCCTGCGGACTACCAACTCCAGAAGAAAAGACATACCTTTGAGTTTTTAAGGACAATCGCACATCTGAGACCTAGAACAAACACATTTTCTGCTGTTTTCAGAGTAAGATCGCTGGCTGCCTTCGCCATACACAAATTCTTTCAGGAGAGAGGCTTTGTTTATGTTCATACGCCTCTTATCACGGGTAGCGACTGTGAGGGTGCAGGACAGATGTTCAGAGTTACAACACTGGATATGAATAATCCTCCAAGGACTGAAAACGGTGAGATAGATTATTCACAGGACTTCTTTGAAAAGGAAACAAGTCTTACGGTAAGTGGTCAGCTAACAGGTGAAGCCTATGCGATGGCCTTTAAGAACATATACACCTTCGGACCTACTTTCAGGGCTGAAAACTCCAACACTGCCAGACATGCAGCGGAATTCTGGATGATTGAACCGGAAATTGCTTTTTCAGATTTAAAGGATGACATGATGCTTGCAGAAGATATGCTCAAGTTTGTTATCAATTATGTTGTTGAAAATGCACCTGAAGAGATGCAGTTCTTTAATAGCTTTGTAGATAAAGGTCTTTTAGAAAGATTGGATAACGTTGTTAATTCTGATTTCGCACACATTACTTATACAGAAGCTATTGAGATTCTGAAAAAGAACAAGGACAAGTTTGAATATCCTGTTGAATGGGGTGCTGACCTCCAAACAGAGCATGAAAGATACATTACAGAGCAGGTCTATAAGAAGCCTGTATTTGTTACCGATTACCCTAAAGAGATAAAAGCATTTTATATGAGGGTAAACGATGACAACAAGACTGTTGCAGCTATGGACCTTCTGGTACCCGGCGTAGGTGAGATAATAGGTGGAAGCCAGAGGGAAGAACGTCTGGATGTCCTTGAAAAGAAGATGGATGACATGGGACTTAACAAGGAAGATTACCAGTGGTATCTTGACCTTCGGAAATACGGAGGCACAAAACATGCAGGCTTCGGTCTTGGTTTCGAGAGAGCTATTATGTATCTCACAGGAATAACAAATATCAGAGATGTAATACCTTTCGCAAGAACCACAGGCAGTTGCGAATTCTAG
- the pyk gene encoding pyruvate kinase codes for MRRTKIICTLGPASDNEDVLRDMMLGGMNLARLNFSHGTHEEHKKRADLVKKIREELNLPIPLLLDTKGPEIRTGKFKDGQVILEENDEFTLVNKDIIGDETKCTITYKELYKDVSKGSKILINDGLVELEVTEIKNKDICCRVLNGGAVGNHKGINVPGAEIKLPALTKQDIDDIKFGIENDFDIIAASFVRKASDVVEIRKVLEKNGGKDILIIAKIENREGIKNFNDILKVSDGIMVARGDLGVEIPVEEVPIVQKNIIEKCYQTGKPVITATQMLDSMIRNPRPTRAEASDVANAIFDGTSCVMLSGETAAGKYPLETIEVMARIAEKAERSMDYWKRFTTARSEFNSSVTNAISHATCTTALDLKASAIITVTQSGHTARMIARFRPACPIIATTANPKVQRQLNLSWGVLPYLVGIANTTDEMFDNGVEKALESGLVKNGDLAVITAGMPAGISGTTNTLKVHIVGKVLVQGVGIGTACATGELCVAQNAKEAMDKFSDGNILVVPFTDNSMLPIIKRASAIVVEEHGQSCHTATVGLALDIPVVVGAENATKILKSGSVVTVDSERGLIIRCN; via the coding sequence ATGAGAAGAACAAAAATAATTTGTACATTGGGGCCTGCTTCTGATAATGAGGATGTATTAAGGGATATGATGCTTGGCGGAATGAATCTGGCAAGATTGAATTTTTCCCACGGAACACATGAAGAACATAAAAAGAGGGCAGACTTAGTAAAGAAAATAAGAGAAGAACTTAATCTTCCAATACCTTTATTACTTGATACAAAAGGGCCTGAAATAAGAACTGGTAAATTTAAGGATGGGCAGGTCATACTTGAAGAAAATGATGAGTTTACACTTGTTAACAAGGATATAATAGGTGATGAAACGAAATGTACAATTACCTACAAGGAGCTTTACAAGGACGTTTCAAAGGGAAGCAAGATACTTATTAACGATGGTTTGGTTGAACTTGAAGTTACCGAAATAAAGAACAAGGATATATGCTGCAGGGTTCTTAACGGTGGGGCAGTAGGAAATCACAAGGGAATAAATGTACCCGGTGCGGAAATTAAATTGCCTGCCCTAACAAAACAGGATATTGATGATATCAAATTCGGTATAGAGAACGACTTTGATATTATAGCAGCCTCATTCGTCAGAAAAGCTTCCGATGTTGTAGAAATAAGGAAGGTCCTTGAAAAGAATGGCGGCAAGGATATATTGATAATAGCAAAAATAGAGAATAGAGAAGGTATAAAGAACTTCAATGATATTCTTAAGGTTTCTGACGGGATAATGGTAGCAAGGGGAGACCTTGGCGTAGAAATACCTGTAGAAGAGGTTCCAATTGTTCAAAAGAACATTATTGAAAAATGTTATCAGACCGGTAAACCTGTAATAACTGCTACCCAAATGCTTGACTCTATGATTAGAAATCCAAGACCTACAAGAGCCGAAGCAAGCGACGTTGCAAATGCTATCTTTGATGGAACAAGCTGTGTAATGCTTTCAGGGGAAACAGCTGCAGGTAAGTACCCTCTTGAAACCATTGAAGTAATGGCAAGGATTGCCGAGAAGGCTGAAAGATCCATGGATTACTGGAAGAGATTCACAACTGCACGTTCCGAATTTAATTCCAGTGTCACAAATGCTATCAGTCATGCAACCTGTACCACTGCCCTTGATTTAAAGGCTTCTGCTATAATAACGGTTACACAGTCGGGACACACCGCAAGAATGATAGCCAGATTCCGTCCAGCATGCCCGATTATTGCAACAACAGCAAATCCAAAGGTGCAAAGACAGTTGAATTTGTCCTGGGGAGTACTACCGTATCTGGTAGGAATTGCAAATACTACAGATGAAATGTTTGATAACGGTGTTGAAAAGGCATTGGAATCCGGCCTTGTAAAGAATGGTGATCTGGCGGTAATAACAGCCGGTATGCCTGCCGGGATAAGCGGAACAACCAATACACTTAAAGTGCATATTGTGGGAAAAGTGTTGGTTCAGGGTGTTGGAATCGGTACAGCTTGTGCAACAGGGGAATTATGTGTTGCCCAGAATGCTAAAGAAGCAATGGATAAATTCAGTGACGGTAATATATTAGTTGTTCCATTTACAGATAACTCTATGCTTCCTATAATAAAGAGGGCATCTGCCATAGTTGTGGAAGAACACGGACAGTCATGCCATACTGCAACAGTAGGCTTGGCACTGGATATACCTGTAGTAGTAGGGGCTGAAAATGCTACTAAGATATTGAAATCAGGCTCTGTAGTAACAGTTGATTCTGAAAGAGGCCTCATAATCAGATGTAATTGA
- a CDS encoding citrate/2-methylcitrate synthase — MEKKLNDYIDKMVSVVDCINRIDPEYFTKYSVKKGLRNSDGSGVLVGLTEIGEVHGYVMYEGERKEDEGRLVYRGIDVYELVRGFQQEKRFGFEEVCYLLLFGKLPNSDELSEFNELLGGLRALPNGFTEDMILKAPSSDIMNKLARSVLASYSYDEVPDGIDPKNLLRQSIELIARFPTMAAYGFQAKSHYYGGQSLYIHSPVPELSTAENILYMIRPDNKYTQTEAEILDLALVLHAEHGGGNNSTFAARVVSSTETDTYSAIAAAVGSLKGPKHGGANIKAMNMLTDIKEHVEDWADDDEIRNYLIKIINKEAFDGAGLIYGMGHAVYTLSDPRTILLKEKAHQLAIEKGREREFLLYDAVERIAPDVFAQAKGTTKNICANVDLYSGFVYDALGIPTELFTPLFAVARIVGWCAHRIEEVVCMQKIIRPAYKSISKPHKFLPMEER, encoded by the coding sequence ATGGAAAAAAAATTAAATGATTATATTGATAAGATGGTAAGTGTTGTTGATTGTATAAACAGAATTGATCCGGAATATTTTACAAAATACAGTGTTAAAAAAGGACTGAGAAATAGCGATGGATCCGGAGTTCTGGTGGGATTAACCGAAATAGGTGAGGTTCACGGTTATGTTATGTACGAAGGCGAAAGAAAAGAAGACGAAGGCCGCCTTGTTTACAGAGGTATAGACGTATACGAGTTGGTAAGGGGATTTCAGCAGGAGAAAAGATTTGGCTTTGAAGAAGTATGTTATCTGCTTTTGTTCGGAAAACTCCCAAATAGCGATGAATTGTCAGAGTTTAACGAGTTGTTGGGAGGATTAAGAGCATTACCCAATGGCTTTACCGAGGATATGATATTAAAGGCACCCAGCTCGGACATTATGAATAAGCTGGCAAGAAGTGTACTTGCGTCTTATTCATATGATGAAGTACCCGACGGTATAGACCCAAAAAATCTTTTGAGGCAGAGCATTGAACTGATTGCAAGATTTCCAACAATGGCAGCTTACGGATTCCAGGCAAAGTCTCACTATTACGGAGGGCAAAGCCTTTATATTCATAGCCCTGTTCCTGAACTGTCAACTGCTGAAAATATACTTTATATGATAAGGCCGGACAATAAATACACTCAGACTGAAGCTGAAATACTTGACCTTGCTCTGGTACTTCACGCAGAGCATGGAGGAGGAAACAACTCTACATTTGCTGCAAGAGTAGTATCTTCTACTGAAACAGATACATATTCAGCCATTGCTGCTGCAGTCGGCTCTCTGAAAGGGCCAAAGCACGGTGGAGCAAACATTAAAGCAATGAATATGCTTACAGATATAAAGGAACACGTTGAAGATTGGGCTGATGATGATGAAATTAGAAATTATCTCATAAAGATAATCAACAAGGAAGCCTTTGACGGAGCAGGCCTCATATACGGAATGGGCCATGCCGTATATACCTTGTCAGACCCGAGAACAATACTGCTAAAGGAAAAGGCGCATCAACTGGCAATAGAAAAGGGAAGGGAAAGAGAATTCCTGCTGTATGATGCTGTTGAAAGAATCGCACCTGATGTTTTTGCACAGGCAAAGGGTACAACTAAAAATATTTGTGCCAATGTTGACCTTTACTCAGGATTTGTATATGATGCACTGGGAATTCCAACCGAGCTGTTCACACCATTATTTGCAGTTGCAAGAATAGTTGGCTGGTGTGCTCACCGAATTGAAGAGGTAGTATGCATGCAAAAGATAATAAGACCTGCATACAAGAGTATTTCAAAACCACACAAATTCTTGCCGATGGAAGAAAGATAA